Within Corynebacterium timonense, the genomic segment GAAGTACAAGCCGGAGCACCAGGCGTCCGGGATCGCGCTCGAGGCCTACGCTAACCTCACCACCCGCGTGTGGGCGCTCAAGGCGCGCGCCACCGGCCTGAACTTCACCGAGGTGTACACGCCGACCGGCCTGCACAACTGGGACCAGTTCGGCGGCCAGATGGAGGCCACGAAGCCTCGCGTCCTGGACGTGATGAACGCCTGGTAATCGCGCCATGAAACCGCTCGCCGTCGTCACCGGTGCAACCTCAGGGATTGGCCGGGCGACGGCGTTGCGCTTGGCGGAGCACTTCACCGTCATTGGCACGACCCGCGACCCCGCCTCGCTTGCGGACCCGCTGCCGGGCGTGAGCTACGTGGCCCTGGATCTGGGCGACCCGGAGTCGATCAGGCGCTGCGCCGCCGAGATCCTCGCGCGTGGGGTGCCCGAGGTGCTGGTGAACAACGCCGGCGAGTCCCAGTCGGGGCCCTTCGAGGAGCTGCCGCGCGAGGCACTCGAGCGCCTCTTCCAGGTCAATGTCCTCGGGCACGTCGACCTCACGCAGCGGTTGGTGCCGGCGATGAGGGCGGCGGGGCGGGGGCGCATCGTCATGGTCGGCTCGATGCTCGGCAGCCTTCCGCTGGCCTACCGGTCGAGCTACGTCGCCTCCAAGGCGGCGATCAAGGGTTTTGGTCTTGCCGCGCGCCGCGAGCTCGCGCCGCACGGCGTGTGGGTCGCCGTGGTGGAGCCGGGTTCCATCGCGACGGGAATTTCGGCGAGGCGCACGGAATACGTCGATAAGCATGGGCCCTACGCGGCGGAGTTTGAGACGATGGTGACCCGCCTGAACGCCGCCGAAGAGGGCGGGATCAGTGCGGACCGGGTGGCGCGGGAGATCATGAAGCCGGTCCGGGCGGCGCGGCCGCGGGCCTTCTACGCGCGCGGTTCCTTCGCGCGGGTGGTGTTTCCGCTGGCGCGGCTGCTGCCGCGGGAGGCGATGCTGTGGATCGTTGCCAGGAAACATGGCCTAAAGGGCGTGTCGCGCGTTAAAGTCTCAAGTAAGACTTAATATATCGTGTAGTGTAACGACACGACGCTGTACGCCGATACGTCCGAACGTAGACCGGCCCCGGGAGAGGGGAACTCCCGGAGCCTGCATACGCAGGATGCTCAACGCGACCTCACAGAAAAGGCAGGATAACCATGCGAGATTACCGTTCCCCGCGTCGCACGTGGCTCGTCGCGGCTGCACTCCCGACGGCGATTGCCCTCGGCGTCGGTGCCGCCCCCGCGATGGCGCAGAGCGCCCTCCCCTTCAGCTCCCAGGGGGGCAGCCTCTCGGACAACATCCGGCCGAAGGACCCGCCGAAGCGGACCCCGATTGAGGTTGACGAGAACCCGCAGATCCCGGGCCTGCCCGAGGGGGTCTCCGTCGACCGCATCGAGTGGCTGACCAACCGCCGCGTCGCGGTGTTCGTTAAGTCCGCCGCCATGCCGGAGCAGCTCATGCAGGTGCAGATCCTGCTCGCCCGCGACTGGCACCAGAACCCGAAGGCGACGTTCCCGGAGGTGTGGGCCCTTGACGGCCTGCGCGCCCGAGACGACGAAAACGGCTGGACCATCGAGACCAACATCGAGCAGTTCTACGCGGATAAGAACGTCAACGTGGTTCTGCCCGTGGGCGGCGAGTCCTCCTTCTACGCCGACTGGCAGCGCCCGAACAACGGCAAGAACTACAAGTGGGAGAGTTTCCTCACCAAGGAGCTCGTCCCGATCATGACGAACCACTTCCGCTCGAATGGCAAGCGTGCCGTCGTGGGCATCTCCATGGGCGGCACCGCCGCGGTGAACCTCGCGGAGCGCAACCCGCACCTGTTCGACTTCGTCGGGTCCTTCTCCGGCTACCTCGACACCACGACGACCGGCATGCCGACGGCCATCAAGGCGGCGCAGATGGATGCGGGCGGCTACAACTCCGATGCGATGTGGGGCCCGCCCGGCTCCCAGGACTGGATCGACCACGACCCGAAGCTCGGCATCGAAAACCTCCAGGGCATGACCGTCTACGTCTCCTCCGGCTCCGGCCGCGACGACTTCGGCGACCCGAACTCCGTGGCCCGCGGCGCGGCAAACCTCGCGGGCACGGGCCTGGAGATCATCTCCCGCCTGTCCACCCAGACCTTCGTCGACTACGCCTCGCGCACCAACGTCAAGCCCATCGTGATGTTCCGCCCCTCCGGCGTCCACTCGTGGGAGTACTGGCAGTTCGAGATGACGCAGGCGTGGCCCTACATCGCCGACGCGCTGGAGGTCCCCCGCGAGGGCCGCGGCGCTGACTGCGCCCCGATCGGCGCGATTGCGGAGACCACGAAGTCCGGCGTGATTGGCTCCTGCGTGAACAACGAGTACGACGTGGCCAACGGCGGCAAGGCACAGGACTTCCGCGGCGGGCAGGCGTTCTGGTCGCCGACAACCGGCGCGCACGCCCTCTTCGGCGCGATCCTGGCCAAGTACAACGGCCTCGGCGGCCCGGCTGGATGGCTGGGCTTCCCCACCACCGGAGAGACACCCACGCCGGACAAGCGCGGGCGCTTCGTTCACTTCGAACACGGCTCGATCTACTGGACCCCGGAGACCGGCGCCTACGCCATCCCGGGTGACATGTTCAAGGCTTGGGGCACCCACGGCTACGAGAACGGCCACCTGAAGTACCCAGTGGCGGAGGCCCAGAGCATCAACGGCGGCTTCGTGCAGCAGTTCGAGAACGGCTTCCTCACCCGCAACCCGAACGACGGCGGCCACTACATCGTCCACGGCGCGATCGGTGCCAAGTACGGCGAGATGAACACCGCGGCCTCCGGCCTCGGCTACCCGAAGGGCAACGAACGCGCAATCCGGGGCGGCTTCTTCCAGGAGTTTGAGAAGGGCAACATCTACTGGTCGCCCGAATCCGGCGCCCACGCCATCTACTACGGCGAGATCTTCGATGCCTGGGGCAAGGAGGGCTACGAGCAGGGCCGCCTTGGCTGGCCGGTCTCCGACATGAAGGAGATTCCCGCCGGCGGGCTCACCATCGACTTCCAGCGCGGCACCCTTGAGCAGGTCAACGGCACCGTGCGAGAAAAGAGGCGCTAATGCGTCTCACGGCAACCAGCGGGGTGCTCGCCGCGCTCGTCGCCTCCTGCCTTGCGCTCTCCGGCTGCGGCTCCGCGACGGTCGAGAGCACCGACGAGACCACGGAGGAGACGACGTCGGAAAGCGCCACAGCGACGACGCCGGAAAGCGCCACAACGACGACGGAGAGTGCGACCACGACGGCGGCGTCTGAGGAACCGCCCGCCGACGGCGAGCGGCCCGCCCGTGAGGTGGAGTCCGTCCCGCCCGCCGGGCCGAGCTACACCGCCGAAGAAGAGCGCTTCCTGGATGAAATCAGAAACAACGGAGTGAACGTCGAGGGAGTTGAAGACCAGCTCACAGCAACGGGGCATAGCCTCTGCGCGGGTACAAACGTCACGCGTGACGCGGTCGCCGGCCAGCTTGTGGAGCAGCGGCGCACCAACCTTGACCCCGCTGACCTAGCAACGCTCATCGAAGAGACCGCGCACGCACACCTCTGCTAAGGAGATTCATGCGTAAGCCTCTCATCGTCGGCGCGGTCGTGATCGTGCTGGCTCTCATCGGCCTGGGCATCTACCAGTGGCAGGTTGGCGAGACCCCGCTGCCCCCGGGGGAGCACGAGCCGC encodes:
- a CDS encoding alpha/beta hydrolase-fold protein, which encodes MRDYRSPRRTWLVAAALPTAIALGVGAAPAMAQSALPFSSQGGSLSDNIRPKDPPKRTPIEVDENPQIPGLPEGVSVDRIEWLTNRRVAVFVKSAAMPEQLMQVQILLARDWHQNPKATFPEVWALDGLRARDDENGWTIETNIEQFYADKNVNVVLPVGGESSFYADWQRPNNGKNYKWESFLTKELVPIMTNHFRSNGKRAVVGISMGGTAAVNLAERNPHLFDFVGSFSGYLDTTTTGMPTAIKAAQMDAGGYNSDAMWGPPGSQDWIDHDPKLGIENLQGMTVYVSSGSGRDDFGDPNSVARGAANLAGTGLEIISRLSTQTFVDYASRTNVKPIVMFRPSGVHSWEYWQFEMTQAWPYIADALEVPREGRGADCAPIGAIAETTKSGVIGSCVNNEYDVANGGKAQDFRGGQAFWSPTTGAHALFGAILAKYNGLGGPAGWLGFPTTGETPTPDKRGRFVHFEHGSIYWTPETGAYAIPGDMFKAWGTHGYENGHLKYPVAEAQSINGGFVQQFENGFLTRNPNDGGHYIVHGAIGAKYGEMNTAASGLGYPKGNERAIRGGFFQEFEKGNIYWSPESGAHAIYYGEIFDAWGKEGYEQGRLGWPVSDMKEIPAGGLTIDFQRGTLEQVNGTVREKRR
- a CDS encoding SDR family oxidoreductase — protein: MKPLAVVTGATSGIGRATALRLAEHFTVIGTTRDPASLADPLPGVSYVALDLGDPESIRRCAAEILARGVPEVLVNNAGESQSGPFEELPREALERLFQVNVLGHVDLTQRLVPAMRAAGRGRIVMVGSMLGSLPLAYRSSYVASKAAIKGFGLAARRELAPHGVWVAVVEPGSIATGISARRTEYVDKHGPYAAEFETMVTRLNAAEEGGISADRVAREIMKPVRAARPRAFYARGSFARVVFPLARLLPREAMLWIVARKHGLKGVSRVKVSSKT